The following are from one region of the Silurus meridionalis isolate SWU-2019-XX chromosome 25, ASM1480568v1, whole genome shotgun sequence genome:
- the LOC124379187 gene encoding kynurenine--oxoglutarate transaminase 3-like, translated as MSHKLNTPRNNLVNKHIWSELSQLTAEYKAVNLGQGFPDFPVPSFVQEALCNAASGSFHVHQYTRCFGHPPLVKILAKFFGRILSQEIDPMKEILVTMGAYQAVFCAVQTLVYEGDEVIIMDPSYHCYEPMIIMAGGKPVHIPFKLKKFISPTVSRADWGFCSEELASKFNSNTKAIIINTPNNPLGKVFQKEELQMIADLCIKHDVICISDEVYEWLTYDGAQQLK; from the exons ATGTCCCACAAACTGAACACACCCAGGAATAACCTTGTCAATAAACATATATG GTCAGAACTTTCACAACTTACTGCTGAGTATAAAGCAGTCAACCTGGGCCAGGGGTTCCCAGACTTTCCTGTACCCAGTTTTGTTCAGGAGGCCCTCTGCAATGCTGCCAGTGGAAGCTTTCATGTACACCAGTACACACGCTGTTTC GGCCATCCACCACTTGTTAAGATTCTTGCCAAGTTTTTTGGGAGGATTTTGAGCCAGGAAATAGATCCCATGAAGGAAATCCTTGTTACAATGGGAGCCTATCAGGCTGTTTTTTGTGCAGTTCAAACTCTGGTTTATGAGGGTGATGAA GTGATCATTATGGACCCTTCATATCATTGCTATGAGCCCATGATAATAATGGCAGGAGGAAAACCAGTTCACATTCCATTCAAACTT AAAAAGTTCATCAGTCCAACTGTGTCTAGAGCTGATTGGGGGTTTTGTTCTGAAGAGCTAGCCAGTAAATTTAACTCAAACACAAAAGCTATTATCATTAACACTCCCAATAATCCACTGGGTAAG GTTTTTCAGAAGGAAGAGTTACAGATGATAGCTGACCTGTGTATAAAGCATGATGTTATTTGTATCAGTGATGAGGTGTATGAGTGGCTTACGTACGATGGAGCACAACAATTAAAATAG